A DNA window from Aestuariispira ectoiniformans contains the following coding sequences:
- a CDS encoding MaoC family dehydratase, translating to MHSRFLDEFTVGEKFSSRKASLSEGQILDFAMMYDPQHMHIDHQAAESGPFGGIIASGFQTLSLSFRLFYDMGLVTQTNIIGVGMDEVRWTKPVYPKDALRVDAEVLEVRPSKSKPDRGTLRWQVSTRNHRDEIVMTAQLIMIVRRQTEA from the coding sequence ATGCACTCACGTTTCTTGGACGAATTCACGGTCGGGGAGAAGTTCAGTTCCCGCAAGGCAAGTCTGTCCGAAGGGCAGATTCTCGACTTTGCCATGATGTATGATCCGCAGCATATGCATATTGATCATCAGGCGGCTGAATCCGGTCCCTTTGGCGGCATTATCGCCAGTGGTTTTCAAACCCTCTCGCTAAGCTTCCGGCTGTTTTATGATATGGGGCTGGTGACGCAGACCAATATCATCGGTGTCGGCATGGATGAAGTACGCTGGACCAAGCCGGTTTATCCAAAAGATGCTCTGCGGGTCGATGCGGAAGTGTTGGAGGTGCGTCCATCCAAATCCAAACCTGACCGGGGCACATTGCGCTGGCAGGTTTCAACCCGTAACCACCGGGATGAAATTGTGATGACGGCCCAACTGATAATGATCGTTCGCCGCCAGACCGAAGCCTAG
- a CDS encoding SLC13 family permease, producing the protein MIFGDLATFQMVAVFAFIIATLVLYASEKMPLELTSFWTICALLLFFNFFPVLDSEGNNELSAKVLLAGFANPALLTVLALLVLGEGLARTGVLDSVAVWVHESAKGRPAVAIAIALLVVVLTSAFLNNIPVVVIFVPIMQALAVKIGRPASRYMMSLSFAAILGGMTTLIGSSTNLLVSSALFKLGEPGFEFFSFTVPGLVVASVGLIYVIVVQPMILPDRQSYAAESSGQTNKQFQAQLKIIAGSKYEGMAPVSGFFPDLKGVTVLMILRDEERFLPPYDEIVLQDGDVLVVAATREVLADLLSDEPTLLRPDLANAPAWKRDDVADAWRRGEQTLAEAMIKPDSHYIGKTIKQIDFRRDTQAMIIGVERRSSMRRHRVTETPLEAGDILLIQGETEEVENMRGHRELVLMEWSAANLPKPFHAHRAAAIFGGVVLAAGSGFLPTDVAALTGAAMMVLSGALTLDKALRALDQQIIMLIAAALALGAAMEETGGAAFLSQQLLAIMGDASPALVLSGFFLLVACLANVLSTKATAVLFTPIAVAVAHETNMPVEPFAVAVVFAANCSFASPVGYQTNLLVMAPGHYRFLDFIKFGSPLILICWLTFSLFAPWWYGI; encoded by the coding sequence ATGATCTTTGGCGATTTGGCCACCTTTCAGATGGTCGCGGTTTTCGCGTTCATCATTGCAACGCTCGTGCTGTATGCATCTGAGAAAATGCCGCTGGAGCTGACGTCATTCTGGACGATTTGCGCACTCCTGCTGTTCTTCAATTTCTTCCCTGTCCTTGATAGCGAAGGCAATAACGAACTTTCCGCCAAAGTCCTTTTGGCAGGCTTTGCCAATCCGGCGCTGCTTACGGTTCTGGCGCTGCTCGTGCTGGGGGAGGGGCTGGCGCGAACCGGTGTCCTCGACAGTGTTGCCGTCTGGGTGCATGAAAGTGCAAAGGGGCGACCGGCTGTTGCTATTGCGATCGCCCTTCTGGTCGTTGTGCTGACCAGTGCCTTCCTGAATAACATTCCCGTTGTCGTGATCTTTGTTCCGATCATGCAGGCGCTGGCGGTCAAGATCGGTCGCCCGGCAAGCCGCTATATGATGTCGTTGAGCTTTGCCGCCATTCTGGGCGGGATGACGACCCTGATCGGTTCCTCCACCAACCTTCTGGTGTCCAGCGCGTTGTTCAAACTGGGCGAGCCGGGGTTCGAGTTCTTCTCCTTCACCGTGCCCGGCCTTGTGGTGGCGTCGGTGGGGTTGATCTATGTGATCGTGGTTCAGCCCATGATCCTGCCGGACCGGCAAAGCTATGCGGCTGAAAGCTCCGGTCAGACGAACAAGCAGTTCCAGGCGCAGTTAAAGATCATCGCCGGATCGAAATATGAAGGCATGGCGCCGGTCAGCGGCTTCTTCCCCGACCTGAAAGGCGTGACTGTCCTGATGATCCTGCGTGATGAGGAACGGTTCCTGCCGCCTTATGACGAGATCGTCCTGCAGGATGGGGATGTCCTTGTCGTTGCGGCCACACGGGAAGTGCTGGCGGACCTGTTGTCCGACGAGCCGACCCTTCTGCGGCCCGACCTTGCCAATGCACCGGCCTGGAAGAGGGATGATGTGGCAGATGCCTGGCGGCGGGGGGAACAGACCCTTGCGGAGGCCATGATCAAGCCGGACTCTCACTATATCGGCAAGACAATCAAGCAGATCGACTTTCGCCGCGATACCCAGGCGATGATCATCGGTGTGGAACGCCGCAGCAGCATGCGCCGCCACCGTGTCACGGAAACCCCGTTGGAGGCAGGGGATATTCTCCTGATCCAGGGGGAAACCGAAGAAGTCGAGAATATGCGCGGGCATCGTGAACTGGTGTTGATGGAATGGTCTGCGGCCAATCTGCCAAAACCTTTTCATGCCCATCGTGCCGCGGCAATCTTTGGCGGCGTGGTGCTGGCGGCCGGTTCCGGCTTTCTGCCGACCGATGTTGCGGCCCTGACGGGTGCTGCGATGATGGTGCTTTCCGGGGCGCTGACCCTGGACAAGGCCCTGCGTGCGCTGGATCAGCAGATCATCATGCTGATTGCCGCGGCCCTCGCACTGGGGGCCGCGATGGAGGAAACCGGCGGCGCGGCTTTCCTGTCGCAGCAGCTTCTGGCAATTATGGGGGATGCGAGCCCGGCTCTGGTGTTGAGCGGCTTTTTCCTGCTGGTGGCCTGCCTTGCCAATGTGTTGTCGACCAAGGCGACGGCCGTGTTGTTCACACCAATTGCGGTGGCGGTTGCCCATGAGACCAACATGCCGGTCGAACCCTTTGCTGTGGCGGTTGTCTTTGCTGCCAACTGTTCCTTTGCAAGTCCCGTCGGGTATCAGACCAACCTGTTGGTCATGGCGCCCGGTCACTACCGGTTCCTGGACTTCATCAAATTCGGGTCACCCTTGATTCTTATCTGCTGGCTGACATTCAGTCTGTTTGCGCCCTGGTGGTACGGGATATAG
- a CDS encoding glycine--tRNA ligase subunit alpha: MAQDKEIISFQDIILKLHDYWSDKGCVILQPYDMEVGAGTFHWATTLRSLGPEHWMAAYVQPSRRPTDGRYGENPMRLQHYYQYQVLMKPSPENSQELYLGSLKAIGIDPDYHDIRFVEDDWESPTLGAWGLGWEVWCDGMEVSQFTYFQQVGGFDCSPVSTELTYGLERLAMYVQGVENVYDLKFNENFTYGDVYHQAEVEYSRHNFELADTDMVFRHFEDAEKECQRLVDGGVSLPAYDQCLKASHLFNLLDARGVISVTERQAYIGRVRALAKQCAEAYLRARGHLE, from the coding sequence GTGGCTCAAGACAAAGAAATTATCAGCTTTCAAGATATCATTCTGAAGCTCCACGATTATTGGTCCGACAAGGGCTGTGTCATTCTTCAACCTTACGATATGGAAGTTGGCGCCGGTACGTTCCACTGGGCGACGACTTTGCGCAGCCTGGGGCCGGAACACTGGATGGCCGCCTATGTGCAGCCGTCCCGCCGTCCGACCGACGGCCGTTATGGCGAAAACCCCATGCGGTTGCAGCATTACTACCAGTATCAGGTGTTGATGAAGCCCTCGCCGGAGAATAGCCAGGAGTTGTATCTCGGCAGCCTGAAAGCCATCGGCATCGACCCGGATTACCACGATATCCGTTTTGTGGAAGACGACTGGGAAAGCCCGACGCTCGGCGCATGGGGGCTGGGCTGGGAAGTCTGGTGTGACGGCATGGAAGTCAGCCAGTTCACCTATTTCCAGCAGGTCGGCGGCTTTGACTGCAGCCCGGTTTCCACCGAACTGACCTATGGCCTGGAACGTCTGGCGATGTATGTCCAGGGCGTTGAAAACGTCTATGACCTGAAATTCAATGAAAACTTCACCTATGGGGATGTCTATCACCAGGCGGAAGTTGAATATTCCCGGCATAACTTTGAGCTGGCCGATACTGATATGGTTTTCCGCCATTTCGAAGACGCGGAAAAGGAATGCCAGCGTCTGGTCGATGGTGGCGTGTCGCTGCCAGCCTATGACCAGTGCCTGAAGGCAAGCCATCTGTTCAACCTGTTGGATGCGCGCGGTGTGATTTCGGTCACCGAACGTCAGGCCTATATCGGCCGGGTGCGTGCCTTGGCCAAGCAATGTGCCGAGGCTTATCTGCGTGCGCGCGGGCATCTGGAGTAG
- the glyS gene encoding glycine--tRNA ligase subunit beta, producing the protein MAELLLELFSEEIPARMQTRAADDLKKLTADALKGANLQADDIRVFSTPRRLVLVADGLPEKQPDVRDERKGPKVGAPEQAVQGFLRGAGLDSLDQCEQRDTPKGAVWFAIIERAGQASADVLPGLIQDVISKLPWAKSMRFGTQGFRWVRPLRRVNAVFDGEVLKGSIDLVGAELSFGNQSEGHRFLTEEPFGFRSFGEYAAKLRDHHVVLDHEERKAIIAEQLEKAVSAEGLKVKEDAGLLDEVAGLVEWPVVLLGSIDEEFMEVPREVLTLSMRTNQKYFTLENPDGSMATRFALVSNMVAKDGGASIINGNERVLRARLADAKFFWDQDRKHHLESNLPKLDKVTFHAKLGTVAERVARMEALVGTLCDHISGADRSKAVRAAQLCKADLVSEMVFEFPEVQGIMGRYYALHQGEESVIAEAIAEHYSPAGPNDSCPTAPVSVAVALAEKMDTLAGFWRIDEKPTGSKDPYALRRAALGVIRLILENGLRMPLADVVNEHMRLLPGNAAGTVAFGTRQIDQAVDDLMHFFADRLKVHLKAEGVPHDHIQAVFALGGEDDLVRLLARVKALGTFLGSEDGANLLTAYRRAANILKAEEKKDGRSYDGAPDAGAFVQDEEKALFAALEGAEAKASAAIADESFSAAMEALASLREPVDAFFDQVTVNADDAAVRDNRLKLLSRIRGVMGSVAEFGQIEG; encoded by the coding sequence ATGGCTGAACTTCTGTTGGAATTGTTTTCCGAAGAAATCCCTGCCCGCATGCAGACCCGGGCGGCGGACGATCTGAAAAAACTGACGGCGGATGCGCTGAAAGGTGCCAATCTGCAGGCGGATGATATCCGTGTCTTTTCCACCCCGCGCCGCCTTGTGCTGGTGGCCGACGGGCTGCCGGAAAAGCAGCCGGATGTCCGCGACGAACGCAAGGGTCCCAAAGTCGGTGCGCCGGAACAGGCCGTGCAGGGCTTTCTGCGCGGTGCGGGCCTCGACAGTCTGGACCAGTGCGAACAGCGCGACACGCCGAAAGGCGCTGTCTGGTTCGCCATCATTGAACGTGCCGGTCAGGCCAGTGCCGATGTCTTGCCGGGTCTGATCCAGGATGTGATATCCAAACTGCCCTGGGCGAAATCCATGCGTTTCGGTACGCAGGGCTTCCGCTGGGTACGTCCGCTGCGCCGGGTGAACGCTGTCTTCGATGGCGAGGTCCTCAAAGGCTCCATCGATCTGGTCGGTGCGGAACTGTCCTTTGGTAACCAGTCCGAAGGTCACCGTTTCCTGACGGAAGAACCCTTTGGTTTCCGCAGCTTCGGCGAATATGCAGCCAAACTGCGGGATCATCACGTGGTCCTCGATCATGAAGAGCGTAAGGCGATTATCGCGGAGCAGCTTGAAAAGGCTGTTTCGGCGGAAGGCCTGAAGGTCAAGGAAGACGCCGGTCTTCTGGATGAGGTCGCAGGCCTCGTTGAATGGCCGGTGGTTCTGCTGGGTTCCATCGACGAAGAGTTTATGGAAGTTCCGCGCGAAGTGCTGACGCTGTCGATGCGCACCAACCAGAAGTATTTCACGCTGGAAAACCCGGATGGCAGCATGGCGACCCGTTTTGCCCTTGTCTCCAATATGGTGGCCAAGGATGGTGGCGCGTCCATCATCAACGGGAACGAGCGTGTTCTGCGCGCCCGTCTGGCCGATGCCAAATTTTTCTGGGATCAGGACCGTAAACATCATCTGGAAAGCAATCTGCCGAAGCTGGACAAGGTTACCTTCCATGCCAAGCTGGGCACGGTTGCCGAACGCGTGGCGCGGATGGAGGCTCTGGTTGGTACGCTGTGCGATCATATCTCCGGCGCTGACCGGTCCAAGGCCGTTCGTGCGGCGCAGCTTTGCAAGGCCGATCTGGTTTCCGAAATGGTCTTTGAGTTCCCGGAAGTGCAGGGGATCATGGGCCGTTACTATGCCCTGCATCAAGGTGAGGAATCCGTGATCGCCGAGGCGATTGCCGAACATTACTCCCCGGCAGGGCCGAATGACAGTTGCCCGACCGCACCGGTGTCGGTGGCGGTGGCCTTGGCTGAAAAGATGGACACCCTGGCGGGCTTCTGGCGGATTGATGAAAAGCCGACAGGCTCCAAGGACCCCTATGCCCTGCGCCGCGCGGCCCTGGGGGTTATCCGGTTGATCTTGGAAAACGGCCTGCGTATGCCGCTGGCCGATGTTGTGAACGAACATATGCGCCTTCTGCCCGGCAATGCCGCAGGCACGGTGGCATTCGGCACACGCCAGATTGATCAGGCTGTTGATGACCTGATGCATTTCTTCGCCGATCGCCTGAAGGTGCACCTGAAGGCCGAAGGCGTGCCGCATGACCATATTCAGGCGGTCTTTGCCTTGGGCGGAGAAGATGATCTGGTTCGCCTGCTTGCGCGTGTGAAGGCGCTGGGAACCTTCCTGGGGTCGGAAGACGGTGCGAATTTGCTGACGGCCTATCGCCGGGCCGCCAATATCTTGAAAGCGGAAGAGAAGAAGGACGGGCGCAGCTATGACGGCGCGCCGGACGCCGGTGCTTTTGTCCAGGATGAGGAAAAAGCATTGTTCGCGGCTCTGGAAGGTGCCGAGGCAAAAGCCTCCGCCGCCATTGCCGACGAAAGCTTCTCTGCCGCCATGGAAGCTCTCGCCAGCCTGCGGGAGCCAGTGGATGCATTCTTTGATCAGGTCACCGTGAACGCCGATGATGCGGCGGTTCGTGATAACCGGTTGAAGCTGCTGAGCCGCATTCGCGGTGTGATGGGGTCTGTTGCGGAGTTCGGACAGATCGAGGGCTAA
- the ppdK gene encoding pyruvate, phosphate dikinase produces the protein MTKWVYSFGNGKAEGQADMRNLLGGKGANLAEMSNIGLPVPPGFTVTTEVCTFYYQNEKQYPGDLNDQMDAALATVEGIVGAKFGDPANPLLVSVRSGARVSMPGMMDTVLNLGLNDETAAGLAAKSGDPRFAYDSYRRFIQMYSNVVLDVDHHLFEEQLEIKKEETGAVLDTELSAQDLQDLIVEYKRLVRDELDHDFPQDPREQLWGAVGAVFSSWMTHRAVVYRKLNKIPEEWGTAVNVQAMVFGNMGDDCATGVAFTRDPSTGENLFYGEYLVNAQGEDVVAGIRTPQHLTIAGKDAQGSKLPAMEEVMPEVFKQLDDVRLTLEKHYHDMQDIEFTVQQGTLYMLQTRNGKRTTQAAIKIACDMVDEGLINEEEAVTRIEPQALDQILHPRLDPDAERKVIGKGLPASPGAASGIVTFTADEAEARALNGDRVMLVRIETSPEDIHGMHAAQGILTTRGGMTSHAAVVARGMGRPCVSGAGDLNVDYKGKTFSVAGITVKEGDWITIDGGSGQIMLGEVPTVQPELSGDFARIMDWADKARRLKVRANAETPDDARTARNFGAEGIGLCRTEHMFFEGDRITAVREMILAEDEAGRRAALEKILPMQRADFVELFNIMKGLPVTVRLLDPPLHEFLPREPNEFEAIAKDLGVSVEKLRYRAAQLHEMNPMLGHRGCRLLNTYPEICEMQARAIFEAAILVREESGDAPHCEVMVPLVGIQKELELMRAVIDRVADEVAAEKGIKPDYTVGTMIELPRAALRAGTIAEEAAFFSFGTNDLTQTTFGLSRDDAAGFLGSYEKRGILKNDPFATLDKEGVGELIEIAAERGRKTRPGIKLGICGEHGGDPSSIDFCEEVGLDYVSCSPFRVPIARLAAAQAAIRRKG, from the coding sequence ATGACGAAATGGGTGTACAGCTTCGGGAACGGTAAGGCAGAAGGCCAAGCCGACATGCGCAATTTGCTGGGTGGGAAAGGCGCCAACCTTGCAGAAATGAGCAACATCGGCCTGCCGGTGCCGCCGGGGTTCACGGTGACGACAGAGGTCTGCACATTCTACTATCAGAATGAAAAGCAGTATCCGGGCGACCTGAACGACCAGATGGATGCCGCACTGGCGACTGTCGAAGGGATTGTCGGCGCCAAATTCGGTGATCCTGCCAACCCGCTTCTGGTCTCGGTTCGCTCCGGCGCACGCGTTTCCATGCCGGGCATGATGGATACGGTCCTGAACCTGGGTCTGAACGACGAAACGGCCGCAGGGCTGGCTGCGAAATCCGGCGATCCGCGTTTCGCCTATGACAGCTATCGCCGTTTCATCCAGATGTATTCCAACGTGGTGCTGGACGTGGACCATCACCTGTTCGAAGAGCAGTTGGAAATCAAAAAGGAAGAAACCGGGGCCGTCCTTGACACCGAACTGTCGGCGCAGGACCTGCAGGACCTGATTGTCGAATATAAGCGCCTTGTCCGCGACGAATTGGACCACGACTTCCCGCAGGACCCGCGCGAACAGCTTTGGGGCGCGGTCGGCGCGGTCTTCTCAAGCTGGATGACCCATCGTGCCGTCGTCTACCGCAAGCTGAACAAGATTCCGGAAGAATGGGGCACGGCGGTTAACGTGCAGGCCATGGTCTTCGGCAACATGGGCGATGATTGCGCAACGGGCGTTGCCTTCACCCGTGACCCGTCCACCGGCGAAAACCTGTTCTACGGCGAATATCTGGTCAACGCCCAGGGTGAAGACGTGGTGGCCGGTATCCGGACGCCGCAGCATCTGACCATTGCAGGCAAGGACGCCCAGGGCTCCAAGCTGCCGGCGATGGAAGAGGTTATGCCGGAAGTATTCAAGCAGTTGGACGACGTTCGTCTGACCCTGGAAAAACACTATCACGACATGCAGGACATCGAGTTTACCGTGCAGCAGGGCACGCTCTATATGCTGCAGACGCGTAACGGTAAACGTACCACCCAGGCGGCGATCAAGATTGCCTGCGATATGGTCGATGAAGGGCTGATCAATGAAGAAGAAGCCGTCACCCGTATCGAACCGCAGGCCCTGGACCAGATCCTGCACCCGCGCCTGGACCCGGACGCGGAACGCAAGGTGATCGGCAAAGGCCTGCCGGCAAGCCCGGGGGCTGCCAGCGGTATCGTTACCTTCACCGCAGATGAGGCGGAAGCACGGGCCCTGAACGGTGACCGCGTGATGCTGGTTCGTATCGAGACCTCTCCGGAAGATATTCACGGCATGCACGCCGCACAGGGCATCCTGACCACCCGTGGTGGCATGACCAGCCATGCGGCGGTTGTTGCGCGCGGCATGGGCCGTCCCTGCGTTTCCGGTGCGGGCGACCTGAATGTGGATTATAAGGGCAAGACCTTCTCCGTTGCCGGTATCACGGTGAAGGAAGGGGACTGGATCACCATTGACGGCGGCAGTGGCCAGATCATGCTGGGTGAGGTGCCGACGGTACAGCCGGAATTGAGCGGTGATTTTGCCCGGATCATGGATTGGGCCGACAAGGCACGCCGCCTGAAAGTCCGCGCCAATGCGGAAACACCGGACGACGCCCGCACTGCCCGCAACTTCGGTGCGGAAGGCATCGGCCTCTGCCGGACGGAGCATATGTTCTTTGAAGGCGACCGTATCACGGCTGTCCGTGAGATGATCCTGGCGGAAGACGAAGCCGGTCGCCGTGCCGCGCTGGAAAAAATCCTGCCGATGCAGCGTGCGGACTTTGTTGAACTGTTCAACATCATGAAAGGCCTGCCGGTCACGGTTCGTCTGCTCGACCCGCCACTTCACGAATTTCTGCCGCGTGAGCCCAATGAGTTTGAGGCAATCGCGAAAGACCTCGGCGTTTCGGTGGAGAAACTGCGTTATCGTGCAGCACAGCTTCACGAGATGAACCCGATGCTGGGCCATCGCGGTTGCCGCCTGCTGAACACCTATCCGGAAATCTGCGAAATGCAGGCCCGCGCAATCTTCGAAGCAGCCATTCTGGTTCGCGAGGAAAGCGGCGATGCACCTCACTGTGAAGTGATGGTGCCGCTGGTCGGTATTCAGAAAGAACTGGAACTGATGCGTGCGGTTATCGACCGTGTGGCTGATGAGGTTGCTGCCGAAAAGGGCATCAAACCGGATTATACAGTCGGCACCATGATCGAGTTGCCGCGTGCGGCCCTGCGTGCGGGCACGATCGCGGAAGAAGCGGCCTTCTTCAGCTTTGGCACCAACGACCTGACGCAGACGACCTTCGGCCTCAGCCGTGACGACGCCGCGGGCTTCCTGGGCTCCTATGAAAAACGGGGTATCCTGAAGAATGATCCGTTTGCGACCCTGGACAAGGAAGGCGTCGGCGAGTTGATCGAAATTGCGGCAGAACGCGGCCGCAAGACCCGTCCGGGTATCAAGCTGGGTATCTGTGGTGAACATGGCGGCGACCCGTCCTCCATCGACTTCTGCGAAGAAGTGGGTCTGGACTATGTTTCCTGTTCGCCGTTCCGTGTGCCCATCGCACGGCTTGCTGCGGCGCAGGCGGCCATTCGCCGTAAAGGCTGA
- a CDS encoding sensor histidine kinase, protein MVRLSEKKLLSGVFAGGLVATTLGAVVIFGWLNDIYPLVQIYPTFAAMQFNTALGFVLTGCGLFCTLKPTKIGIGLTTGLLILMTVTTLIEYASAVNLGIDQLFIEHKVTVKTSHPGRMSPNTALCFVVSGTAILLSGFGFFRHRALAVAMLGAIVSAFGLVVLVGYATELEATYGWVRFTRMALHTASGFTVVGAAVFTLGLLVGYRDKEIMPRWGALPVFFGAAVIVLSLSQAIAGQENREIQQAVETRTNLARTAFETRIGNQIVNFERIGRRWQRRGGTPEGEWRADVGDYLTADLTWRAIAWVAADGRDAWIEPRSGSGGLIGERPPQFPRLQSAIEQAKLSRQLVVTDAIETADGQFGLLVLVPLFKQQIFDSYILGEIGLSRLMGRTFSKLLGEGFRVRVMDGDVALFSQQNGSVLDERYLADLPFQLGDKEWRLEVNPARNWVQLRESWLPESVLFGGLSLVGLLYLAYYYAQIAKQREHILEVTNQWLATANDELEQFAYIASHDLQEPLRMIASFAGLLEKRHKDEFDETSRKYLTYVIDGALRMKTMLNGLLAYSRLGTGKPDKKVVDCNDVVADVLENLKLAVSESGMTLKIESLPTIAADRDQMLRLFQNLIGNAVKFRAEENPSLEVVAQRKGDFWEFRVTDNGIGIDPAYKDQVFEIFQRLNPRGSYEGSGIGLALVKRIVEQHGGEITVESQLGLGTTFRFTMPTEDRLKAMQATGENLRYA, encoded by the coding sequence ATGGTTCGTTTGTCCGAGAAAAAGCTTTTATCCGGTGTTTTTGCGGGGGGCTTGGTCGCAACCACTTTGGGGGCGGTCGTCATTTTCGGCTGGCTCAATGATATCTATCCACTTGTCCAGATTTATCCCACATTTGCCGCCATGCAGTTCAACACGGCGTTGGGCTTCGTCCTCACAGGTTGCGGGCTGTTCTGTACGCTAAAGCCAACCAAAATAGGGATCGGGCTGACAACAGGGCTGCTGATATTAATGACCGTCACAACGCTGATCGAATATGCCAGCGCGGTTAATCTTGGTATCGATCAGTTGTTTATCGAACATAAAGTCACGGTAAAGACGTCCCATCCCGGACGGATGTCACCGAATACGGCGCTATGTTTCGTGGTCTCGGGAACCGCGATCTTGCTAAGCGGTTTTGGTTTTTTCAGGCATCGTGCCCTGGCGGTGGCGATGCTGGGGGCAATCGTATCGGCCTTTGGTCTCGTGGTCCTGGTTGGCTATGCCACGGAACTGGAGGCGACATACGGTTGGGTTCGCTTCACCCGCATGGCGTTGCACACGGCCTCGGGGTTCACGGTGGTCGGGGCCGCAGTATTCACTCTGGGCCTGCTTGTAGGGTACAGGGACAAGGAAATCATGCCTCGCTGGGGTGCGCTGCCCGTTTTCTTTGGGGCAGCAGTCATCGTCCTGAGCCTGTCACAGGCAATTGCGGGACAGGAGAACCGGGAAATTCAGCAGGCCGTTGAGACACGGACCAATCTCGCCAGAACAGCGTTCGAAACCCGTATTGGCAATCAAATCGTGAATTTCGAACGGATTGGCCGCCGCTGGCAACGTCGTGGCGGGACACCGGAAGGGGAATGGCGGGCGGATGTCGGTGATTATCTTACTGCTGATTTGACCTGGCGCGCCATTGCATGGGTTGCGGCAGACGGGCGAGACGCCTGGATCGAACCCCGTTCCGGCAGTGGTGGGCTTATCGGGGAAAGGCCACCGCAGTTCCCAAGGCTGCAGTCGGCAATAGAGCAGGCAAAACTGTCGAGGCAGCTTGTGGTCACCGACGCCATTGAAACCGCGGATGGACAATTTGGCCTGCTGGTTCTCGTCCCATTGTTCAAACAACAGATATTCGATAGCTACATCCTTGGTGAAATAGGCCTGTCCAGACTTATGGGCAGGACGTTTTCGAAGCTGCTGGGAGAGGGGTTCCGTGTCCGTGTTATGGACGGAGATGTTGCCTTGTTCAGCCAACAAAACGGGTCGGTTCTGGATGAACGCTATTTGGCGGACCTGCCTTTTCAACTAGGCGATAAGGAATGGCGCCTGGAGGTAAACCCCGCACGGAACTGGGTTCAGTTACGGGAAAGCTGGTTGCCTGAAAGTGTTCTCTTTGGCGGCTTGTCGTTGGTGGGGCTCCTATACCTGGCATACTACTATGCCCAGATCGCAAAGCAGCGGGAGCATATTCTGGAGGTGACCAACCAGTGGTTGGCCACGGCGAATGATGAATTGGAGCAGTTCGCCTATATCGCCTCCCATGATCTGCAGGAGCCACTGCGTATGATTGCCAGTTTCGCGGGGCTTTTGGAAAAACGGCACAAGGACGAATTCGACGAGACATCGCGGAAATACCTGACCTACGTGATTGATGGCGCCCTGCGGATGAAAACCATGCTGAATGGTTTACTGGCCTACTCCCGTCTGGGAACAGGCAAGCCGGATAAGAAGGTTGTCGACTGCAACGACGTTGTTGCCGATGTGCTGGAGAACCTGAAACTGGCGGTGTCGGAAAGCGGTATGACCCTCAAGATTGAATCCCTTCCCACAATTGCGGCTGACAGGGACCAGATGTTGCGTTTGTTTCAGAATCTGATCGGCAATGCGGTGAAGTTTCGGGCAGAAGAGAACCCGTCTCTGGAGGTCGTTGCCCAGCGCAAGGGGGATTTCTGGGAGTTCAGGGTGACGGACAACGGGATTGGTATTGATCCGGCTTATAAGGACCAGGTTTTTGAAATCTTTCAAAGGTTAAATCCCCGCGGCAGTTATGAGGGGAGTGGTATCGGTCTTGCCCTGGTTAAAAGAATTGTCGAACAGCATGGCGGGGAAATTACCGTGGAGTCCCAGCTTGGCCTGGGCACAACCTTCCGCTTCACCATGCCAACGGAAGATCGCCTGAAAGCGATGCAGGCGACGGGAGAGAATTTGCGATATGCCTAA
- a CDS encoding response regulator, translated as MPKMIDVLLVDDNPADVELVQETLKECKFACNLHTAGDGVDALDFLFCRNGYQTAVRPDLILLDLNMPRKDGREVLAELKSDPILKVVPVVIMTSSEAEEDVLRSYELHANAYVTKPVDLESFTKIVQALEDFWFTVVKLPKRN; from the coding sequence ATGCCTAAGATGATTGATGTGCTGCTGGTCGATGATAACCCGGCTGACGTGGAACTGGTCCAGGAGACGCTGAAAGAATGCAAGTTCGCGTGCAATCTCCACACGGCCGGTGATGGCGTGGACGCCCTGGATTTCCTGTTCTGCCGAAACGGATATCAGACGGCGGTTCGCCCGGACCTGATACTGCTGGACCTCAATATGCCACGCAAGGATGGCCGGGAGGTTCTGGCCGAACTCAAGTCGGACCCGATCCTGAAGGTCGTCCCCGTTGTCATCATGACGTCGTCGGAGGCCGAGGAAGATGTCCTGCGAAGCTACGAACTGCACGCCAATGCCTATGTGACCAAGCCGGTTGACCTGGAAAGCTTTACCAAGATTGTCCAGGCATTGGAGGACTTCTGGTTTACGGTCGTCAAACTGCCGAAAAGAAATTGA